The Xiphophorus couchianus chromosome 14, X_couchianus-1.0, whole genome shotgun sequence genome includes a region encoding these proteins:
- the dok1b gene encoding docking protein 1b: MDAHVKEGQLYVQHQKFGKKWKKNWFVLYPASQNGIARLEFFDSPSGGGGSAGSLVSGSNEKTRKLDKKIIRLSECISILPALTESCPKDNMAAFCVETNDKTHVFAAEKNNAKDWMDTMCDIAFQGGTGSSLTDSNGGPQDLQMSENLIYYSREEVNEFWVTVQRTEASERCGLAGSYWLKAENEALIIKEPKTKRNILVWPYKLLRRYGRDRVMFSFEAGRRCDSGPGNFTFETKQGNEIFTLVDLAIQSQKAHAEERHLSGPQSLDPDCPLSLQYIRSGVPGCGMAAGSGDSSSCSSREADGDSGGSKPGSADGVLGKREGGDGVGRGQGGHKGRSLPEPPAPRGLAGKAVAPLDEQTSLYSEPADSVRLLVPSCDGLYSDPVDTIKGQNQTSPPVPTPRLRPVGDDSCGGDHHHTGSNQKKVPDLYSHFYDQIGVDLSQKTGALSLNGSAGGGRGARKGVIGSKRPPGGHGEGASPPPAPSADHIYDEPEGCAKGSSRLPVSLGMTVYDEARLEPQRQQEEVGPPSGLDVTYSIGSHGKPTELQKHSPKLLGLSRGMPQPPTPKFPKPATAPKPNKSAFARKEPVPLPAGKHAVSSSNVNNNNNMWSSRGGGKELYSRVSKQKPPPSVVWCNKNHQAPLRAPDIIYDNLGDI, translated from the exons aaatggaagaaaaactggTTCGTCCTCTACCCTGCCAGCCAAAACGGCATCGCCCGCCTCGAGTTCTTCGACTCTCCCTCGGGTGGAGGAGGGTCCGCCGGGAGCTTGGTTAGCGGCTCCAACGAGAAAACCAGGAAGCTGGACAAGAAGATCATCCGACTGTCGGAGTGCATCTCCATTCTGCCTGCCCTGACCGAGAGCTGCCCCAAAGACAACATGGCGGCTTTCTGCGTGGAAACAAATGACAAGACGCATGTGTTTGCGGCAGAGAAGAACAACGCGAAGGACTGGATGGACACCATGTGTGACATTGCTTTTCAG GGGGGGACCGGCAGCAGCCTGACGGACAGTAATGGAGGACCCCAGGACCTGCAGATGTCTGAGAACCTCATCTACTACTCCAGGGAGGAGG TGAATGAGTTCTGGGTGACAGTTCAACGCACCGAGGCGTCTGAACGTTGCGGGCTCGCAGGAAGCTACTGGCTGAAAGCAGAAAACGAAGCGCTGATTATAAAGGAGCCCAAGACAAAAAGGAACATCCTGGTGTGGCCCTACAAGCTCCTGAGAAGATACGGCAGGGACCGG gtgatgttttcttttgaagCGGGACGCCGCTGCGATTCCGGCCCTGGCAACTTTACCTTCGAGACAAAACAAGGCAATGAGATCTTCACACTGGTTGACTTGGCCATCCAGTCTCAGAAGGCCCACGCCGAGGAGCGCCACCTCAGCGGACCTCAAAGCTTAGACCCCGACTGCCCGTTGTCCCTCCAGTACATTCGGAGCGGCGTTCCCGGCTGCGGCATGGCGGCGGGAAGCGGGGACAGCAGTAGCTGCAGCAGTCGGGAAGCGGACGGCGATTCCGGCGGCAGCAAGCCGGGCTCGGCTGACGGAGTGCTTGGGAAGAGGGAGGGCGGAGACGGAGTCGGAAGAGGGCAGGGAGGACACAAAGGGAGGAGCTTACCAGAACCCCCAGCTCCCAGAGGACTGGCAGGGAAAGCTGTAGCCCCGCTGGATGAACAGACAAGTCTTTATTCTGAGCCAGCCGACTCAGTGCGACTGCTTGTTCCCAGTTGTGACGGCCTTTACTCAGACCCAGTGGACACCATCAAAGGTCAGAACCAAACCTCGCCTCCGGTGCCAACGCCACGCCTTCGACCTGTGGGTGACGACTCCTGCGGAGGAGATCATCACCACACGGGAAGCAACCAAAAGAAAGTTCCCGACCTGTATTCGCATTTCTACGACCAGATTGGCGTGGACCTGAGCCAGAAGACGGGCGCACTGAGTCTGAACGGGTcggctggaggaggaagaggagccaGAAAGGGGGTGATTGGCAGCAAAAGACCCCCAGGAGGTCATGGGGAAGGGGCTTCACCCCCTCCTGCGCCCTCTGCGGACCACATATATGACGAACCAGAAGGCTGCGCCAAAGGAAGCAGCAGGCTTCCCGTAAGCCTTGGGATGACTGTTTATGACGAGGCCCGGTTGGAGCCTCAGAGGCAACAGGAAGAGGTCGGGCCTCCATCAGGACTGGACGTCACTTACAGCATCGGCTCCCACGGGAAGCCGACGGAGCTGCAGAAACACTCTCCAAAGCTGCTGGGCCTAAGTCGCGGAATGCCGCAACCTCCGACGCCAAAGTTTCCCAAACCTGCCACCGCTCCAAAGCCCAACAAGAGCGCTTTCGCTCGGAAGGAGCCAGTGCCTCTTCCCGCTGGGAAACACGCTGTTTCCAGTAGCAacgtaaacaacaacaacaacatgtgGAGCTCCAGAGGAGGCGGGAAGGAGCTGTACAGTAGAGTGTCGAAACAGAAGCCTCCTCCATCCGTTGTGTGGTGTAATAAGAACCACCAGGCCCCGCTCAGGGCACCTGACATAATTTATGACAACTTGGGAGACATTTGA